In the Streptomyces fradiae ATCC 10745 = DSM 40063 genome, CGCCACCCGCCCCCATACCCTCCCCTAACCCCACACCCCCGCCCCCTGACCTTCCAGGCGAAGCCGTGATGCGGGAAGCTCAGGGGGACGACTCACAACGTCGCCTCACGATCGCCGACGTGCACCGCGTCGTCACCACTGCGGTCGGCTACCGGCACCGATTCCCGGAAAGTGCTCCGCAGACGTCCCCAGGCCGTCCTCCGCAGACCTGTCCTCTGCCCCGTAACGGCAACGCCCCTCCGTACTACGGTGTGGAGGCGAAGCTCATCGACGGCCGGTGGGTCCAGCCCCGAGTACGAGTAATGACCGTTTCCAGGCCGAACGGAACGGCTGCCCGAATACGCTTCGGCCGGTCAGGCCAGGCGGTGTGGGTCCATGATTGCCTTGCCCTCCACGCGTCATCATCGCAGTCATGGTGAACGCAGCGCGTCGGGCAGAGGATGTCTGCTTGCAGACAGCAGGGTGCACCCGCTCCGCCGACGCCCAGCGGCCGCACATCGTCCGCCCGCCCGCGTCGGCCGGGCATCGTGGGCGCCCGGAGCGGGGCCGGCACGGTGACGTACCGTTGACAGGTCACTCGGACGGCGTCGCCAGTGCCTGCGCCGAGTGGCTGTCTGCCCCGACTCGACTGGGAGAGCGCGTTCGATGGCCAGGACCACGCAGCTCCGTACCTACACCGTCCGCGAGGGGCTGCTCGACCAGTGGGTCGAGCGGTGGCGGGACGACATCGTGCCGCTCCGGCTGAAGCTGGGATTCGAGATCGGCGGAGCCTGGGTGGACCGGGAGCGGAACCAGTTCGTCTGGTTGCTCTCCTACGAGGGACCCGAGTCCTTCGAGGAGCGAAACGAGACGTACTGGGCGTCGCCCGAGCGCGCGGCGATGGACCTGGACCCGGACGACTACCTTCTGCACACCGACGACCGCACGGTCGAGCAGCGGTACTGACGGCAACGTCAGAGGGGATCCGGCGGCAGCAGGTGCTGTCGCCGCTCCTCCGCGTCCAGGGTGCGGAACACGCGCCCGCGCGCCCGCGCCTCCAGCAGACCGTAGTCGGGATCCGCCGGCCACACACGCCCGGTCCCGTCGGCGGACGCGGTCAGCAGCCGGGCCCCGTCAGGGGACCATGCCACCGAAGTGACCTTGTCACGGTGGACGCCCACGACGGCGATCTCCTCGAAGGTGGCGGCCGACCAGAGCCGAACCGTCCGGTCGTCCCCGCCCGTGGCGATCCTGCGGCCGTCCGGCGACCACGCCACGGCACGTACCCGGCCTTCGTGTCCTTTCAGTACGTCGATCCGGCGGCCCGTCACCGCGTCCCAGACCGCCGCCGTCCAGTCACCGGACGCCGTCGCCACACGCGCCTCGTCGGGAGACCAGGACGCGTCCTCGACGTAGTTGTCGTGGCCGCGGAGCACCGTCGTCTGCGTCCCGTCGGACGCGTCCCACAGACGGCAGGTGCGGTCGTCGGAGCAACTGGCCAGCCTCTGTCCGCTCGGCGACCACGCCACGCGGCCCACCCAGTCCTGGTGCCCCGTGAGTCTGCGCAGCTCGGTTCCGTCGGCGGCCGAGAGAACGCGTACGGTTCCGTCGTGCCCGCCGGTCGCGAGACGCCGGCCGTCCGGAGACCACGAGCAGCCCTCGACGGGCTCCCCCCGCAGATCGAAGACCGTACCGCCGCTCCCGTCCAGGACCCGGACCAGGCCGTCCGAGGTGCTGAGCGCCAAACGGTCGCCGTGGGGCGCCCACGCCACGCTCCACAGGCGCTCGCCGAGCGTCGACACCGGACCTGCGGGAGACCCGGACTCCGTACTCCAGACCCGTGCGGTCCCGTCGTCGGAGACGGTGGCGCACCGCCTGCCGTCACCGGACCAGACGGCCTGGTTCACCGGGCCGTCGTGCCCCTGCACCAGCACGGACTCGGCCCCCTGCGGCTGGAGGTCCCACACCCGGCCGGTCCCGTCCGTCGAGGCGGTCGCGAGCCGGGTCCCCGAAGGCGCCCACGCGACCGACCACACCGTGTCGGCGTGTCCGCGCAGCACCGCCACCACTTGCGCATCCCGTACGCGGACCACCTGTACGGTCCGGTCGGACGACGGGGTGGCGAGGTACCTGCCGTCGGGCGAGAAGACCGGGTTCCACACGTAGTCGGTGTGACCGCGCAGCAGCAGGCGCTGCGCACCGGTGCGGGAATCCCAGACGCGGGCCGTGTGGTCGCCGGACCCGGTGGCCAGGAGCGCCCCGTCCGGCGACCACGCGATGCCCTCGACGAACTCCGT is a window encoding:
- a CDS encoding NIPSNAP family protein; amino-acid sequence: MARTTQLRTYTVREGLLDQWVERWRDDIVPLRLKLGFEIGGAWVDRERNQFVWLLSYEGPESFEERNETYWASPERAAMDLDPDDYLLHTDDRTVEQRY